Within the Meiothermus sp. CFH 77666 genome, the region CTTCAGGGCCCGCTCGAGGTAAAGGGCAGTGGCCCGCCAGTCTTCCCGGTCGTAGTGGATCAGGGCAACCTCGAGCAGCGCTTGCACATAGGCGGCCTTGTGTTCCTCGCGGGCCTGGGAAACCCAGTTGGTCGAATAACCTGGTAGATAATCGCCCCGATACAGTGATATGGCTCGCAGGTAGCTTTCCAGGCGCAGGGCTTCATGGGTCGCACGCTGGCCTTCGGCAAGGGCCTGGTAGAAATCGTATAAATCGGTGCTGTGCAGAATCTCTTCGGCCAGGCGGTACCGACCGTGATCCTCCAGGATGGCCGCGGGGTTCCCCAGCGCGGTGCGGATTCGAAAAACCGTTACCCTGAAGCGGTTGTTGGCGATGGGGTCGGGGTCGAGACCCCACAGGGTCTCGAGGATTTCTCCCTTGCTGCGACCCTCTGGGTAGGAAAGTAGGTAGAAGAAGAGTTCTTCCGCTGTGTGGGCGTGCCAGACGGCTGGCCGTCCGGCCACCAATACCTCCACCTGGCCCAGGGTGCGCACCCGGAGCGCAGGCGTAGCCTGTTCTGAACGGGTTAGCATCCTTTTCATGTCTTAATTTTGTTACAAATCCATTACCGCTTCATCCGCCATTTGGAGTAGATGAGCCGCTGACCAGATTTGGAGTGCGCTGGACAAAGGAAAAATGAGGGGGCAACCTTGCCCCAGGGTTGGCGGGAAGCGATGAGGCCTGGCCTGGGGGCGCTCGACCCTTGCCCCCGCACCAGCGGTAACACCCTGGTAATGGCCTGGGCCCACTCTAAGCTCAGATGAGCTGGATTCAAGCAACAGGAGGTGCTTGTGTTTCATCACATCTTGGTTCCTGTTGGGCTCGGAGTGGGTAGCCAGGCTGCTGCCCAACATGCCCTCAATCTTTCCCGCTGGCTGGGTTGTAAGGTGACACTGGTGCATGTGCTCGAGGACGCCGAGGGCTCGGTCTACGAGACCTTCGCCAGAATGGTGCAGGGGGCCCGCCGCCAACCCACGGTATTGCTGGTGGAGCCCTACGGCCAGACCATCGGCGCGGTGGTGGCCCAGACCGTCCAGCAAACCCACGCCGACTTGATTGTGATCGGCTGCCACGATGCCGCCGAGCAGACCTCTGAGGTGTTGGGGCCTACCGCCCAGAGCATTGTGGCCGACGCCAGTGTACCCGTTCAGGTGGTTCCCACTGCGGCGCTGGTGCAGCGTAAACCCTGGCTGCAACGCTTCGCAGTTCCCGAGGTGCACGAGATTTGACGCCTGCTGCGAGGGGTTGGGGTAGTGCCTACTAATTACTGCGTTGTAAAGACACCCATACACTTCTCTAAGGCCATACAAGCCCCCTCCCTACGACGTAGGGGAGGAACGAAAAGGCGTTTACCACGGCTTCTGCTAGAGAGTACAACATAGGTCATGGCGTAGCTGCGTAACTCAACCACAATGGACGCATCTGTACCGGTATTTGTTCGACTGTGTACTGAAGCCTACAAACTGTCGAGGCTAACTGCTTGGATTTGCACTGTCTTGTGCGTAGACTCTTCTTTGTGCGCCGAAGCCAGCTTTTAGGACTGCTCTACCTCAACCTGGCTACGCTCTTTTGGGGCAGCACGTTTGTGCTGGTGAAAGATGGCCTGCAAACCCTGGGGCCGGGCCAGATCAATTTTGTGCGCTTCGCCATCGCTACGATGGTCTTTGTGCCCTTCCTCTTCCGGCGCGACCTCAGGCTGTGGCGGGCAGGCCTCGAGCTCGGTGCGGTGCTGTTCGTGGCCTACCTGACCCAGACCATTGGCCTGCAATACACCACGGCCAGTCGCAGCGCCTTTATCACCACGCTGTATGTGGTGGCACTGCCCCTGCTGCTGGGAATGCTGGGGCACCGCCTGGGCTGGCCCATCTGGCTGGCGGCGGGGTTGGCGGTGGGGGGCGTGGGGCTGTTGTCCTACGACGGCTCGCCCCCCAACCTGGGCGACGTTTGGACGCTGGGCACGGCGTTTTCGTATGCCCTGTACATCTGGCGACTGGAGGGCTTTGCCCGGCGCTTTCCGGCCCTGCCGCTCACCGGTATTCAGATGTTGACGGTCACCCTGCTCTCGCTTTTCTGGATGCTCCTGGAAGGGCCTGGCTGGAATGCCGAGGGCTTCCCCTACCTTTCGCTTTTGTACCTGGGCCTGGTGGCCTCGGCGCTGTGCATCTGGTTGCAAGCCCTGGGTCAGCGGCTGGTGCCCGCACCCCAGGCAGCGGTGATTTTTACCCTCGAGCCCGTCTATGCCGCCGCGTTTGCCTATGTTTTGCTGGGTGAACGGCTGGGCTGGCAGGGGATGCTGGGGGCGGCCTTGATTATCGCTGCAACCCTGATCAGCCAGCTCAGGAGCGCCAAACCCCACCCCGAGCAGATTACGCCGGAGATCTAGCGGAAGCGCACGTAGCGTTTGAGGTTCTCCCAGGTTTTGGGGCCGATGCCCTTGACCTTGGCCTGGAGTTCCCTGGCATCGCGGTAGGGGCGGTTGCGGATGATCTCGCGGGCAATTTTGGGGCCAATGCCGGGGAGGGCCTCGAGCTCGGCCTGGGTGGCGCTATTGATGTTGACGACCCTGGGGGCATTTGGGCTCTGAGCCCAGGTAAGGGGCAGGGTAGCCGGGCCCATGAGGGCCAGCAAAAGAAGAATGCTCTGCAGTGCTTTCACGAGGCTTCCTCCTGAGATAGGGTTCTGCGAAAACCATACCAAAAGACCCAACCGGGCAGCAAGCTTGGGTATATTGGCGGAATGAAGTTTTCATATCCCTCTGCGCCCACAGCCCCGGTTATAGAGGACTTGCACGGTGTCCCGATTCCCGACCCCTACCGCCCCCTCGAGGATCCCCACGCCCCCGAAACCCGGGCCTGGATCGAGGCCCAGAACCGGCTTACCTTTGGCTATCTGGAGCAAATTCCCCTGCGCGAGGCCCTGCGAAAGCGCCTGGAAGAACTCTGGAACTATCCCCGCGTGGTCAGCTTCTTCAAACGGGGTGGACGCTACTTCAGCCTGCGCAACGACGGCCTGCAAAACCAGAACGTGCTCTACGTGCAGGAGAGCCTCGAGGCGGCCCCCCGGGTGCTGCTCGACCCCAACACCCTCTCCGAAGACGGTACGGTGGCCCTGACCAACTATTCGGTGAGCCGCGATGGGCGCTACCTGGCCTATGCCCTGAGCCAGAGCGGCTCGGACTGGCTCGTCTGGAAGGTGCGCGAGGTGGAAAGCGGCCAGGACTTGCCCGACGAAATCCAGTGGAGCAAGTTCAGCACCGCGGCCTGGCTGCCCGACAGCAGCGGGTTTTTTTACAGCCGCTACGACCCTCCCGCCGAGGGTGCCGATTACACCGGGGCCAACTACTTCCAGAAGGTCTACCTGCACAAACTGGGCACCCCCCAGCACGAAGATGTGCTGGTCTACGGGCGGCCCGACCAGAAGGAGTGGGGCTTTCATGCCTTCGTGACCCACGACGGGCGCTACGAGTGCCTGCATGTGTGGAGGGGCACCCACCGCGAGAACCTTTTCTTCTACCGAGCGTATGGCTCCGGGGAGCCTTTTGTAGAGCTGGTGGGCGAGTTTGTGGCCTCGTTTGACTTTATTCGCAACCAGGGCTCCCGCTTCTACTTCAAAACCAACCTGGAAGCCCCCAGGGGCCGGGTGATAGTGGTGGACGTGGCCAGGGGCGGGCTGGAGGGCCACGAGACCCTGGTGCCGGAGGGGGAGGATGTCCTCGAGTTCGCAGAGGCAGCGGGCGACGTGC harbors:
- a CDS encoding helix-hairpin-helix domain-containing protein, which translates into the protein MKALQSILLLLALMGPATLPLTWAQSPNAPRVVNINSATQAELEALPGIGPKIAREIIRNRPYRDARELQAKVKGIGPKTWENLKRYVRFR
- a CDS encoding universal stress protein, which codes for MFHHILVPVGLGVGSQAAAQHALNLSRWLGCKVTLVHVLEDAEGSVYETFARMVQGARRQPTVLLVEPYGQTIGAVVAQTVQQTHADLIVIGCHDAAEQTSEVLGPTAQSIVADASVPVQVVPTAALVQRKPWLQRFAVPEVHEI
- a CDS encoding BTAD domain-containing putative transcriptional regulator, translating into MKRMLTRSEQATPALRVRTLGQVEVLVAGRPAVWHAHTAEELFFYLLSYPEGRSKGEILETLWGLDPDPIANNRFRVTVFRIRTALGNPAAILEDHGRYRLAEEILHSTDLYDFYQALAEGQRATHEALRLESYLRAISLYRGDYLPGYSTNWVSQAREEHKAAYVQALLEVALIHYDREDWRATALYLERALKTDPYIGENYHQRLMWCLAASGDRFGAIEHYRRFVKFLHEELGDTPMPETQALAEHIKQGEPIAPYHEVRGLRSNSPQA
- a CDS encoding EamA family transporter is translated as MRRSQLLGLLYLNLATLFWGSTFVLVKDGLQTLGPGQINFVRFAIATMVFVPFLFRRDLRLWRAGLELGAVLFVAYLTQTIGLQYTTASRSAFITTLYVVALPLLLGMLGHRLGWPIWLAAGLAVGGVGLLSYDGSPPNLGDVWTLGTAFSYALYIWRLEGFARRFPALPLTGIQMLTVTLLSLFWMLLEGPGWNAEGFPYLSLLYLGLVASALCIWLQALGQRLVPAPQAAVIFTLEPVYAAAFAYVLLGERLGWQGMLGAALIIAATLISQLRSAKPHPEQITPEI